A single Hippocampus zosterae strain Florida chromosome 1, ASM2543408v3, whole genome shotgun sequence DNA region contains:
- the muc3a gene encoding mucin-3A isoform X2, which translates to MASSSTAVILAVLLIGLSSTDVPHRIENYNVAENAISTATPDLGGTTDLVGSATTETPDLATTEPAVPGTTEPAGPATTEPAGPATTEAPDLATTEPAGLGTTEPAGPGTTETPDLATTEPAGPATTEQADPGTTEPAGPGTTEPASPATTEPTGPATTEAPDLATTEPAGPATTEAPDLATTEPAGPGTTEPAGPATTETPDLATTEPAGPATTEPAGPGTTEPAGQGTTETPDLATTEPAGPGTTETPDLATTESAGSGTTEPAGPGTTETPDLATTEPPGPGTTEPAGPATTEPAGPATTEPAGPGTTEPAGPGTTEPAGPATTEPAGPGTTEPAGPGTTETPDLATTKPAGPGTTETPDLATTEPAGPGTTETPDLATTEPPGPGTTEPVGPATTEPAGPATTEPAGPATTEAPDLATTEPAGPGTTETPDLATTEPAGPGTTEPAGPGTTETPDLATTEPASPGTTEPAGPATTEAPDLATTEPAGPGTTEPAGPGTTETPDLATTEPAGQGTTKPAGPATTEPAGPATTEPAGPATTEAPDLATTEPAGPATTEGPDLTTTEPAGPATTDPVGPATTEPASPGTTEQLETTAPLSTVPPSSTAEPSSDPIPSPKPTTLAPGTTTTIHCQNGGTLIGGICACISGFHGNACQFLNETISIDHIERLVKIQMVVNQEYNPNYDNTSSAEYRNFVDNFTMEMEKFYREKKVQQLDKVVVTNVSRAASPTLMRRSASALERRRLAVDGTATRRATPQGVNVSHEVVLLIKNDPTSNEAYRDEVDTIDGALQSLINCQTGCPYNVTEKPTVDQTEVNLNTLCNSILDPDVAQHYKAVNLSNTLVCVTRCDQIYGPDFLQCYNDGVCRVSVGVGAICNCKDLGSTWYLGNDCGLPIQKVAFYAGLVATLVCLLVTIAGLTAYVIINKKEQTRKKDIKKKLVNNWISDEIEWSRSEKLSTGTFNAGHLNPTFPYDAPRRTPPMRQHNDSRQSGRSSPAVSMYRLDGAARGNNGSLRPNGFPISDQEMRIQRPQIRSSWDA; encoded by the exons ATGGCGTCGTCGTCTACAGCTGTGATTCTGGCTGTCCTACTCATCGGCCTGTCTTCTACCGATG TTCCTCATCGCATAGAAAACTACAATGTAGCAGAAAATGCCATCTCTACAGCAACCCCAGACCTGGGTGGGACCACTGACCTGGTTGGTTCCGCAACAACTGAGACACCTGATCTGGCCACAACCGAGCCAGCCGTTCCAGGCACAACGGAGCCAGCCGGTCCTGCCACAACCGAACCAGCAGGTCCGGCCACAACCGAGGCACCTGATCTGGCCACAACCGAGCCAGCCGGTCTGGGTACAACCGAGCCAGCTGGTCCGGGCACAACTGAGACACCTGATCTGGCCACAACCGAGCCTGCCGGTCCAGCCACAACCGAGCAAGCCGATCCAGGCACAACCGAGCCAGCCGGTCCAGGCACAACCGAGCCAGCCAGTCCTGCCACAACCGAACCAACCGGTCCGGCCACAACCGAGGCACCTGATCTGGCCACAACCGAGCCAGCCGGTCCGG CCACAACCGAGGCACCTGATCTGGCCACAACCGAGCCAGCCGGTCCGG GCACAACCGAACCAGCCGGTCCGGCCACAACTGAGACACCTGATCTGGCCACAACCGAGCCAGCCGGTCCGGCCACAACCGAGCCAGCCGGTCCGGGTACAACCGAGCCAGCCGGTCAGGGCACAACTGAGACACCTGATCTGGCCACAACCGAGCCAGCCGGTCCAGGCACAACTGAGACACCTGATCTGGCCACAACCGAGTCAGCCGGTTCAGGCACAACCGAGCCAGCCGGTCCGGGCACAACTGAGACACCTGATCTGGCCACAACCGAGCCACCCGGTCCAGGCACAACCGAGCCAGCCGGTCCTGCCACAACCGAACCAGCCGGTCCGGCCACAACTGAGCCAGCCGGTCCGGGTACAACCGAACCAGCCGGTCCGG GCACAACCGAGCCAGCCGGTCCGGCCACAACCGAGCCAGCTGGTCCGGGTACAACCGAGCCAGCCGGTCCGGGCACAACTGAGACACCTGATCTGGCCACAACCAAGCCAGCTGGTCCGGGCACAACTGAGACACCTGATCTGGCCACAACCGAGCCAGCTGGTCCGGGCACAACTGAGACACCTGATCTGGCCACAACCGAGCCACCCGGTCCAGGCACAACCGAGCCAGTCGGTCCGGCCACAACCGAACCAGCCGGTCCGGCCACAACAGAGCCAGCCGGTCCGGCCACAACCGAGGCGCCTGATCTGGCCACAACGGAGCCAGCCGGTCCAGGCACAACTGAGACACCTGATCTGGCCACAACCGAGCCAGCCGGTCCAGGCACAACCGAGCCAGCCGGTCCGGGCACAACTGAGACACCTGATCTGGCCACAACTGAGCCAGCCAGTCCTGGCACAACCGAGCCAGCCGGTCCGGCCACAACCGAGGCGCCTGATCTGGCCACAACCGAGCCAGCCGGTCCGG GTACAACCGAGCCAGCTGGTCCGGGCACAACTGAGACACCTGATCTGGCCACAACCGAGCCAGCCGGTCAAGGCACAACCAAGCCAGCCGGTCCTGCCACAACCGAACCAGCCGGTCCGGCCACAACTGAGCCAGCCGGTCCGGCCACAACCGAGGCGCCTGATCTAGCCACAACCGAGCCAGCCGGTCCGGCCACAACCGAGGGACCTGATCTAACCACAACCGAGCCAGCCGGTCCGGCCACAACCGATCCAGTGGGTCCGGCCACAACCGAGCCAGCCAGTCCGGGGACAACTGAGCAGCTAGAGACCACCGCCCCCTTGAGTACAGTACCACCATCATCAACAGCAGAACCTTCATCAGATCCCATACCTTCACCAAAACCCACCACATTAGCTCcagggacaacaacaacaattcacTGCCAAAACGGAGGAACGTTAATTGGCGGCATTTGTGCCTGTATCAGCGGATTCCATGGAAATGCTTGCCAGTTCCTGAACGAAACCATATCGATCG ATCACATCGAACGTTTGGTGAAAATTCAAATGGTGGTCAACCAGGAATACAACCCCAATTACGACAACACCAGCTCAGCGGAATACAGAAACTTCGTTGATAATTTTACCATGGAG ATGGAGAAATTTTACAGAGAAAAGAAAGTGCAACAGCTTGACAAAGTGGTGGTAACCAATGTTAG CCGAGCGGCCTCGCCAACGTTGATGAGACGTTCGGCCTCTGCACTGGAGAGG CGCAGATTAGCCGTCGATGGTACGGCCACCCGCAGAGCTACACCACAAGG CGTCAACGTCAGCCACGAAGTGGTTTTGTTGATCAAAAACGATCCCACCTCTAACGAAGCATATCGGGACGAAGTGGATACGATCGATGGGGCTCTGCAATCGCTGATTAATTGCCAAACAG GTTGCCCCTACAATGTGACAGAGAAACCGACTGTGGATCAGACTGAAGTGAATTTGAACA CACTTTGCAACTCCATCTTGGATCCGGACGTGGCTCAGCACTACAAGGCCGTGAACCTCAGCAACACGCTGGTGTGCGTCACTCGATGCGATCAAATATACGGCCCGGATTTTCTTCAATGCTACAACGATGGAGTGTGCAGAGTTTCCGTGGGTGTCGGTGCCATTTGCAa TTGTAAGGATTTGGGATCCACATGGTACTTAGGAAATGACTGCGGGTTGCCCATCCAAAAAGTTGCCTTCTATGCCGGTTTGGTGGCCACCCTGGTTTGTCTACTCGTCACCATAGCAGGCTTGACCGCGTACGTGATCATCAACAAGAAAGAGCAGACAAG gaaaaaagacattaaaaagaaGCTGGTGAACAACTGGATCAGCGACGAAATCGAGTGGTCCCGATCCGAGAAACTCTCGACAGGCACCTTTAATGCTG GACACCTGAACCCGACGTTCCCCTACGACGCGCCGCGGCGGACACCGCCGATGCGCCAACACAACGACTCGAGACAGTCAGGCCGGTCCAGCCCGGCCGTGAGCATGTACAGGCTCGACGGAGCGGCCCGCGGGAATAACGGATCGCTTCGCCCCAACGGATTCCCTATCTCTGATCAAGAG ATGAGGATCCAAAGGCCGCAGATCAGGTCATCGTGGGACGCCTGA
- the muc3a gene encoding mucin-3A isoform X22 — protein sequence MASSSTAVILAVLLIGLSSTDVPHRIENYNVAENAISTATPDLGGTTDLVGSATTETPDLATTEPAVPGTTEPAGPATTEPAGPATTEAPDLATTEPAGLGTTEPAGPGTTETPDLATTEPAGPATTEQADPGTTEPAGPGTTEPASPATTEPTGPATTEAPDLATTEPAGPATTEAPDLATTEPAGPGTTEPAGPATTETPDLATTEPAGPATTEPAGPGTTEPAGPATTEPAGPGTTEPAGPGTTETPDLATTKPAGPGTTETPDLATTEPAGPGTTETPDLATTEPPGPGTTEPVGPATTEPAGPATTEPAGPATTEAPDLATTEPAGPGTTETPDLATTEPAGPGTTEPAGPGTTETPDLATTEPASPGTTEPAGPATTEAPDLATTEPAGPGTTEPAGPGTTEAPDLATTEPAGPGTTETPDLATTEPAGPATTEPAGPATTEAPDLATTEPAGPATTEGPDLTTTEPAGPATTDPVGPATTEPASPGTTEQLETTAPLSTVPPSSTAEPSSDPIPSPKPTTLAPGTTTTIHCQNGGTLIGGICACISGFHGNACQFLNETISIDHIERLVKIQMVVNQEYNPNYDNTSSAEYRNFVDNFTMEMEKFYREKKVQQLDKVVVTNVSRAASPTLMRRSASALERRRLAVDGTATRRATPQGVNVSHEVVLLIKNDPTSNEAYRDEVDTIDGALQSLINCQTGCPYNVTEKPTVDQTEVNLNTLCNSILDPDVAQHYKAVNLSNTLVCVTRCDQIYGPDFLQCYNDGVCRVSVGVGAICNCKDLGSTWYLGNDCGLPIQKVAFYAGLVATLVCLLVTIAGLTAYVIINKKEQTRKKDIKKKLVNNWISDEIEWSRSEKLSTGTFNAGHLNPTFPYDAPRRTPPMRQHNDSRQSGRSSPAVSMYRLDGAARGNNGSLRPNGFPISDQEMRIQRPQIRSSWDA from the exons ATGGCGTCGTCGTCTACAGCTGTGATTCTGGCTGTCCTACTCATCGGCCTGTCTTCTACCGATG TTCCTCATCGCATAGAAAACTACAATGTAGCAGAAAATGCCATCTCTACAGCAACCCCAGACCTGGGTGGGACCACTGACCTGGTTGGTTCCGCAACAACTGAGACACCTGATCTGGCCACAACCGAGCCAGCCGTTCCAGGCACAACGGAGCCAGCCGGTCCTGCCACAACCGAACCAGCAGGTCCGGCCACAACCGAGGCACCTGATCTGGCCACAACCGAGCCAGCCGGTCTGGGTACAACCGAGCCAGCTGGTCCGGGCACAACTGAGACACCTGATCTGGCCACAACCGAGCCTGCCGGTCCAGCCACAACCGAGCAAGCCGATCCAGGCACAACCGAGCCAGCCGGTCCAGGCACAACCGAGCCAGCCAGTCCTGCCACAACCGAACCAACCGGTCCGGCCACAACCGAGGCACCTGATCTGGCCACAACCGAGCCAGCCGGTCCGG CCACAACCGAGGCACCTGATCTGGCCACAACCGAGCCAGCCGGTCCGG GCACAACCGAACCAGCCGGTCCGGCCACAACTGAGACACCTGATCTGGCCACAACCGAGCCAGCCGGTCCGGCCACAACCGAGCCAGCCGGTCCGG GCACAACCGAGCCAGCCGGTCCGGCCACAACCGAGCCAGCTGGTCCGGGTACAACCGAGCCAGCCGGTCCGGGCACAACTGAGACACCTGATCTGGCCACAACCAAGCCAGCTGGTCCGGGCACAACTGAGACACCTGATCTGGCCACAACCGAGCCAGCTGGTCCGGGCACAACTGAGACACCTGATCTGGCCACAACCGAGCCACCCGGTCCAGGCACAACCGAGCCAGTCGGTCCGGCCACAACCGAACCAGCCGGTCCGGCCACAACAGAGCCAGCCGGTCCGGCCACAACCGAGGCGCCTGATCTGGCCACAACGGAGCCAGCCGGTCCAGGCACAACTGAGACACCTGATCTGGCCACAACCGAGCCAGCCGGTCCAGGCACAACCGAGCCAGCCGGTCCGGGCACAACTGAGACACCTGATCTGGCCACAACTGAGCCAGCCAGTCCTGGCACAACCGAGCCAGCCGGTCCGGCCACAACCGAGGCGCCTGATCTGGCCACAACCGAGCCAGCCGGTCCGGGTACAACCGAGCCAGCTGGTCCGGGCACAACCGAGGCGCCTGATCTGGCCACAACCGAGCCAGCCGGTCCAGGCACAACTGAGACACCTGATCTGGCCACAACCGAACCA GCCGGTCCGGCCACAACTGAGCCAGCCGGTCCGGCCACAACCGAGGCGCCTGATCTAGCCACAACCGAGCCAGCCGGTCCGGCCACAACCGAGGGACCTGATCTAACCACAACCGAGCCAGCCGGTCCGGCCACAACCGATCCAGTGGGTCCGGCCACAACCGAGCCAGCCAGTCCGGGGACAACTGAGCAGCTAGAGACCACCGCCCCCTTGAGTACAGTACCACCATCATCAACAGCAGAACCTTCATCAGATCCCATACCTTCACCAAAACCCACCACATTAGCTCcagggacaacaacaacaattcacTGCCAAAACGGAGGAACGTTAATTGGCGGCATTTGTGCCTGTATCAGCGGATTCCATGGAAATGCTTGCCAGTTCCTGAACGAAACCATATCGATCG ATCACATCGAACGTTTGGTGAAAATTCAAATGGTGGTCAACCAGGAATACAACCCCAATTACGACAACACCAGCTCAGCGGAATACAGAAACTTCGTTGATAATTTTACCATGGAG ATGGAGAAATTTTACAGAGAAAAGAAAGTGCAACAGCTTGACAAAGTGGTGGTAACCAATGTTAG CCGAGCGGCCTCGCCAACGTTGATGAGACGTTCGGCCTCTGCACTGGAGAGG CGCAGATTAGCCGTCGATGGTACGGCCACCCGCAGAGCTACACCACAAGG CGTCAACGTCAGCCACGAAGTGGTTTTGTTGATCAAAAACGATCCCACCTCTAACGAAGCATATCGGGACGAAGTGGATACGATCGATGGGGCTCTGCAATCGCTGATTAATTGCCAAACAG GTTGCCCCTACAATGTGACAGAGAAACCGACTGTGGATCAGACTGAAGTGAATTTGAACA CACTTTGCAACTCCATCTTGGATCCGGACGTGGCTCAGCACTACAAGGCCGTGAACCTCAGCAACACGCTGGTGTGCGTCACTCGATGCGATCAAATATACGGCCCGGATTTTCTTCAATGCTACAACGATGGAGTGTGCAGAGTTTCCGTGGGTGTCGGTGCCATTTGCAa TTGTAAGGATTTGGGATCCACATGGTACTTAGGAAATGACTGCGGGTTGCCCATCCAAAAAGTTGCCTTCTATGCCGGTTTGGTGGCCACCCTGGTTTGTCTACTCGTCACCATAGCAGGCTTGACCGCGTACGTGATCATCAACAAGAAAGAGCAGACAAG gaaaaaagacattaaaaagaaGCTGGTGAACAACTGGATCAGCGACGAAATCGAGTGGTCCCGATCCGAGAAACTCTCGACAGGCACCTTTAATGCTG GACACCTGAACCCGACGTTCCCCTACGACGCGCCGCGGCGGACACCGCCGATGCGCCAACACAACGACTCGAGACAGTCAGGCCGGTCCAGCCCGGCCGTGAGCATGTACAGGCTCGACGGAGCGGCCCGCGGGAATAACGGATCGCTTCGCCCCAACGGATTCCCTATCTCTGATCAAGAG ATGAGGATCCAAAGGCCGCAGATCAGGTCATCGTGGGACGCCTGA
- the muc3a gene encoding mucin-3A isoform X35, translating to MASSSTAVILAVLLIGLSSTDVPHRIENYNVAENAISTATPDLGGTTDLVGSATTETPDLATTEPAVPGTTEPAGPATTEPAGPATTEAPDLATTEPAGLGTTEPAGPGTTETPDLATTEPAGPATTEQADPGTTEPAGPGTTEPASPATTEPTGPATTEAPDLATTEPAGPATTEAPDLATTEPAGPGTTEPAGPATTETPDLATTEPAGPATTEPAGPGTTEPAGQGTTETPDLATTEPAGPGTTETPDLATTESAGSGTTEPAGPGTTETPDLATTEPPGPGTTEPAGPATTEPAGPATTEPAGPGTTEPAGPGTTEPAGPGTTETPDLATTEPAGQGTTKPAGPATTEPAGPATTEPAGPATTEAPDLATTEPAGPATTEGPDLTTTEPAGPATTDPVGPATTEPASPGTTEQLETTAPLSTVPPSSTAEPSSDPIPSPKPTTLAPGTTTTIHCQNGGTLIGGICACISGFHGNACQFLNETISIDHIERLVKIQMVVNQEYNPNYDNTSSAEYRNFVDNFTMEMEKFYREKKVQQLDKVVVTNVSRAASPTLMRRSASALERRRLAVDGTATRRATPQGVNVSHEVVLLIKNDPTSNEAYRDEVDTIDGALQSLINCQTGCPYNVTEKPTVDQTEVNLNTLCNSILDPDVAQHYKAVNLSNTLVCVTRCDQIYGPDFLQCYNDGVCRVSVGVGAICNCKDLGSTWYLGNDCGLPIQKVAFYAGLVATLVCLLVTIAGLTAYVIINKKEQTRKKDIKKKLVNNWISDEIEWSRSEKLSTGTFNAGHLNPTFPYDAPRRTPPMRQHNDSRQSGRSSPAVSMYRLDGAARGNNGSLRPNGFPISDQEMRIQRPQIRSSWDA from the exons ATGGCGTCGTCGTCTACAGCTGTGATTCTGGCTGTCCTACTCATCGGCCTGTCTTCTACCGATG TTCCTCATCGCATAGAAAACTACAATGTAGCAGAAAATGCCATCTCTACAGCAACCCCAGACCTGGGTGGGACCACTGACCTGGTTGGTTCCGCAACAACTGAGACACCTGATCTGGCCACAACCGAGCCAGCCGTTCCAGGCACAACGGAGCCAGCCGGTCCTGCCACAACCGAACCAGCAGGTCCGGCCACAACCGAGGCACCTGATCTGGCCACAACCGAGCCAGCCGGTCTGGGTACAACCGAGCCAGCTGGTCCGGGCACAACTGAGACACCTGATCTGGCCACAACCGAGCCTGCCGGTCCAGCCACAACCGAGCAAGCCGATCCAGGCACAACCGAGCCAGCCGGTCCAGGCACAACCGAGCCAGCCAGTCCTGCCACAACCGAACCAACCGGTCCGGCCACAACCGAGGCACCTGATCTGGCCACAACCGAGCCAGCCGGTCCGG CCACAACCGAGGCACCTGATCTGGCCACAACCGAGCCAGCCGGTCCGG GCACAACCGAACCAGCCGGTCCGGCCACAACTGAGACACCTGATCTGGCCACAACCGAGCCAGCCGGTCCGGCCACAACCGAGCCAGCCGGTCCGGGTACAACCGAGCCAGCCGGTCAGGGCACAACTGAGACACCTGATCTGGCCACAACCGAGCCAGCCGGTCCAGGCACAACTGAGACACCTGATCTGGCCACAACCGAGTCAGCCGGTTCAGGCACAACCGAGCCAGCCGGTCCGGGCACAACTGAGACACCTGATCTGGCCACAACCGAGCCACCCGGTCCAGGCACAACCGAGCCAGCCGGTCCTGCCACAACCGAACCAGCCGGTCCGGCCACAACTGAGCCAGCCGGTCCGGGTACAACCGAACCAGCCGGTCCGG GTACAACCGAGCCAGCTGGTCCGGGCACAACTGAGACACCTGATCTGGCCACAACCGAGCCAGCCGGTCAAGGCACAACCAAGCCAGCCGGTCCTGCCACAACCGAACCAGCCGGTCCGGCCACAACTGAGCCAGCCGGTCCGGCCACAACCGAGGCGCCTGATCTAGCCACAACCGAGCCAGCCGGTCCGGCCACAACCGAGGGACCTGATCTAACCACAACCGAGCCAGCCGGTCCGGCCACAACCGATCCAGTGGGTCCGGCCACAACCGAGCCAGCCAGTCCGGGGACAACTGAGCAGCTAGAGACCACCGCCCCCTTGAGTACAGTACCACCATCATCAACAGCAGAACCTTCATCAGATCCCATACCTTCACCAAAACCCACCACATTAGCTCcagggacaacaacaacaattcacTGCCAAAACGGAGGAACGTTAATTGGCGGCATTTGTGCCTGTATCAGCGGATTCCATGGAAATGCTTGCCAGTTCCTGAACGAAACCATATCGATCG ATCACATCGAACGTTTGGTGAAAATTCAAATGGTGGTCAACCAGGAATACAACCCCAATTACGACAACACCAGCTCAGCGGAATACAGAAACTTCGTTGATAATTTTACCATGGAG ATGGAGAAATTTTACAGAGAAAAGAAAGTGCAACAGCTTGACAAAGTGGTGGTAACCAATGTTAG CCGAGCGGCCTCGCCAACGTTGATGAGACGTTCGGCCTCTGCACTGGAGAGG CGCAGATTAGCCGTCGATGGTACGGCCACCCGCAGAGCTACACCACAAGG CGTCAACGTCAGCCACGAAGTGGTTTTGTTGATCAAAAACGATCCCACCTCTAACGAAGCATATCGGGACGAAGTGGATACGATCGATGGGGCTCTGCAATCGCTGATTAATTGCCAAACAG GTTGCCCCTACAATGTGACAGAGAAACCGACTGTGGATCAGACTGAAGTGAATTTGAACA CACTTTGCAACTCCATCTTGGATCCGGACGTGGCTCAGCACTACAAGGCCGTGAACCTCAGCAACACGCTGGTGTGCGTCACTCGATGCGATCAAATATACGGCCCGGATTTTCTTCAATGCTACAACGATGGAGTGTGCAGAGTTTCCGTGGGTGTCGGTGCCATTTGCAa TTGTAAGGATTTGGGATCCACATGGTACTTAGGAAATGACTGCGGGTTGCCCATCCAAAAAGTTGCCTTCTATGCCGGTTTGGTGGCCACCCTGGTTTGTCTACTCGTCACCATAGCAGGCTTGACCGCGTACGTGATCATCAACAAGAAAGAGCAGACAAG gaaaaaagacattaaaaagaaGCTGGTGAACAACTGGATCAGCGACGAAATCGAGTGGTCCCGATCCGAGAAACTCTCGACAGGCACCTTTAATGCTG GACACCTGAACCCGACGTTCCCCTACGACGCGCCGCGGCGGACACCGCCGATGCGCCAACACAACGACTCGAGACAGTCAGGCCGGTCCAGCCCGGCCGTGAGCATGTACAGGCTCGACGGAGCGGCCCGCGGGAATAACGGATCGCTTCGCCCCAACGGATTCCCTATCTCTGATCAAGAG ATGAGGATCCAAAGGCCGCAGATCAGGTCATCGTGGGACGCCTGA
- the muc3a gene encoding mucin-3A isoform X39 yields MASSSTAVILAVLLIGLSSTDVPHRIENYNVAENAISTATPDLGGTTDLVGSATTETPDLATTEPAVPGTTEPAGPATTEPAGPATTEAPDLATTEPAGLGTTEPAGPGTTETPDLATTEPAGPATTEQADPGTTEPAGPGTTEPASPATTEPTGPATTEAPDLATTEPAGPATTEAPDLATTEPAGPGTTEPAGPATTETPDLATTEPAGPATTEPAGPGTTEPAGQGTTETPDLATTEPAGPGTTETPDLATTESAGSGTTEPAGPGTTETPDLATTEPPGPGTTEPAGPATTEPAGPATTEPAGPGTTEPAGPGTTEPAGPATTEPAGPGTTETPDLATTEPAGPATTEPAGPATTEAPDLATTEPAGPATTEGPDLTTTEPAGPATTDPVGPATTEPASPGTTEQLETTAPLSTVPPSSTAEPSSDPIPSPKPTTLAPGTTTTIHCQNGGTLIGGICACISGFHGNACQFLNETISIDHIERLVKIQMVVNQEYNPNYDNTSSAEYRNFVDNFTMEMEKFYREKKVQQLDKVVVTNVSRAASPTLMRRSASALERRRLAVDGTATRRATPQGVNVSHEVVLLIKNDPTSNEAYRDEVDTIDGALQSLINCQTGCPYNVTEKPTVDQTEVNLNTLCNSILDPDVAQHYKAVNLSNTLVCVTRCDQIYGPDFLQCYNDGVCRVSVGVGAICNCKDLGSTWYLGNDCGLPIQKVAFYAGLVATLVCLLVTIAGLTAYVIINKKEQTRKKDIKKKLVNNWISDEIEWSRSEKLSTGTFNAGHLNPTFPYDAPRRTPPMRQHNDSRQSGRSSPAVSMYRLDGAARGNNGSLRPNGFPISDQEMRIQRPQIRSSWDA; encoded by the exons ATGGCGTCGTCGTCTACAGCTGTGATTCTGGCTGTCCTACTCATCGGCCTGTCTTCTACCGATG TTCCTCATCGCATAGAAAACTACAATGTAGCAGAAAATGCCATCTCTACAGCAACCCCAGACCTGGGTGGGACCACTGACCTGGTTGGTTCCGCAACAACTGAGACACCTGATCTGGCCACAACCGAGCCAGCCGTTCCAGGCACAACGGAGCCAGCCGGTCCTGCCACAACCGAACCAGCAGGTCCGGCCACAACCGAGGCACCTGATCTGGCCACAACCGAGCCAGCCGGTCTGGGTACAACCGAGCCAGCTGGTCCGGGCACAACTGAGACACCTGATCTGGCCACAACCGAGCCTGCCGGTCCAGCCACAACCGAGCAAGCCGATCCAGGCACAACCGAGCCAGCCGGTCCAGGCACAACCGAGCCAGCCAGTCCTGCCACAACCGAACCAACCGGTCCGGCCACAACCGAGGCACCTGATCTGGCCACAACCGAGCCAGCCGGTCCGG CCACAACCGAGGCACCTGATCTGGCCACAACCGAGCCAGCCGGTCCGG GCACAACCGAACCAGCCGGTCCGGCCACAACTGAGACACCTGATCTGGCCACAACCGAGCCAGCCGGTCCGGCCACAACCGAGCCAGCCGGTCCGGGTACAACCGAGCCAGCCGGTCAGGGCACAACTGAGACACCTGATCTGGCCACAACCGAGCCAGCCGGTCCAGGCACAACTGAGACACCTGATCTGGCCACAACCGAGTCAGCCGGTTCAGGCACAACCGAGCCAGCCGGTCCGGGCACAACTGAGACACCTGATCTGGCCACAACCGAGCCACCCGGTCCAGGCACAACCGAGCCAGCCGGTCCTGCCACAACCGAACCAGCCGGTCCGGCCACAACTGAGCCAGCCGGTCCGGGTACAACCGAACCAGCCGGTCCGG GCACAACCGAGCCAGCCGGTCCGGCCACAACCGAGCCAGCTGGTCCGG GCACAACTGAGACACCTGATCTGGCCACAACCGAACCA GCCGGTCCGGCCACAACTGAGCCAGCCGGTCCGGCCACAACCGAGGCGCCTGATCTAGCCACAACCGAGCCAGCCGGTCCGGCCACAACCGAGGGACCTGATCTAACCACAACCGAGCCAGCCGGTCCGGCCACAACCGATCCAGTGGGTCCGGCCACAACCGAGCCAGCCAGTCCGGGGACAACTGAGCAGCTAGAGACCACCGCCCCCTTGAGTACAGTACCACCATCATCAACAGCAGAACCTTCATCAGATCCCATACCTTCACCAAAACCCACCACATTAGCTCcagggacaacaacaacaattcacTGCCAAAACGGAGGAACGTTAATTGGCGGCATTTGTGCCTGTATCAGCGGATTCCATGGAAATGCTTGCCAGTTCCTGAACGAAACCATATCGATCG ATCACATCGAACGTTTGGTGAAAATTCAAATGGTGGTCAACCAGGAATACAACCCCAATTACGACAACACCAGCTCAGCGGAATACAGAAACTTCGTTGATAATTTTACCATGGAG ATGGAGAAATTTTACAGAGAAAAGAAAGTGCAACAGCTTGACAAAGTGGTGGTAACCAATGTTAG CCGAGCGGCCTCGCCAACGTTGATGAGACGTTCGGCCTCTGCACTGGAGAGG CGCAGATTAGCCGTCGATGGTACGGCCACCCGCAGAGCTACACCACAAGG CGTCAACGTCAGCCACGAAGTGGTTTTGTTGATCAAAAACGATCCCACCTCTAACGAAGCATATCGGGACGAAGTGGATACGATCGATGGGGCTCTGCAATCGCTGATTAATTGCCAAACAG GTTGCCCCTACAATGTGACAGAGAAACCGACTGTGGATCAGACTGAAGTGAATTTGAACA CACTTTGCAACTCCATCTTGGATCCGGACGTGGCTCAGCACTACAAGGCCGTGAACCTCAGCAACACGCTGGTGTGCGTCACTCGATGCGATCAAATATACGGCCCGGATTTTCTTCAATGCTACAACGATGGAGTGTGCAGAGTTTCCGTGGGTGTCGGTGCCATTTGCAa TTGTAAGGATTTGGGATCCACATGGTACTTAGGAAATGACTGCGGGTTGCCCATCCAAAAAGTTGCCTTCTATGCCGGTTTGGTGGCCACCCTGGTTTGTCTACTCGTCACCATAGCAGGCTTGACCGCGTACGTGATCATCAACAAGAAAGAGCAGACAAG gaaaaaagacattaaaaagaaGCTGGTGAACAACTGGATCAGCGACGAAATCGAGTGGTCCCGATCCGAGAAACTCTCGACAGGCACCTTTAATGCTG GACACCTGAACCCGACGTTCCCCTACGACGCGCCGCGGCGGACACCGCCGATGCGCCAACACAACGACTCGAGACAGTCAGGCCGGTCCAGCCCGGCCGTGAGCATGTACAGGCTCGACGGAGCGGCCCGCGGGAATAACGGATCGCTTCGCCCCAACGGATTCCCTATCTCTGATCAAGAG ATGAGGATCCAAAGGCCGCAGATCAGGTCATCGTGGGACGCCTGA